In Candidatus Blochmannia vicinus, one DNA window encodes the following:
- the ligA gene encoding NAD-dependent DNA ligase LigA: MKFIDKKIQNLRKKLRHWEYLYYVKNESEVPDEKYDATLAELHRLEKIYPNLITESSPTQRVGGVLQDNFKKINHKIPMLSLNSIIKSYQLFSFERRIKIKLNDNHIISYCCELKIDGVAVSLLYKNGELVYAATRGDGRIGEDITKNVCTIYSVPMYLKRDINNYDKLPYLLEIRGEIFISKLCFLQLNKITVWEGNRPFSNSRNAASGSLRQLDPSITAKRPLSFYCYGVSDYFGEKSLPDSHWERLQLCKNWGLPISNHICLVSGMDKVLEYYSYIEKIRASLEFNIDGIVVKINSCKYQNKLGCGSKAPNWAFSYKFPAEIRSTKVDNVIFQVGRTGIITPVACLEPIMISDVTIRKVSIHNINEVKRLGLMIGDTVRIQRSGDVIPKILEVVLSKRTDRVKAIEFPNVCPICGSLIATWRRQSILRCTAGLACLAQRKAALEHFASRKAMNICGMGNRIIDRLVNKNLVSTPVDFFNLNKNKLLCLEGFGTEYVERLLWAIDNSKKITLARFIYALGIRGVGETVANNLAVVYKTIENLVTADLRSLSNLKYVGPIVANNIYHFFRNPDNLKNVQDLIDPSVGIQLSVII; encoded by the coding sequence ATGAAATTTATTGATAAAAAAATACAGAACTTAAGAAAAAAATTACGTCATTGGGAATATTTATATTATGTAAAAAATGAATCTGAAGTACCTGATGAAAAATATGATGCAACATTAGCAGAACTACATCGGTTAGAAAAAATTTATCCAAATTTGATTACAGAAAGTTCTCCTACTCAACGTGTAGGAGGTGTATTGCAAGATAATTTTAAGAAAATAAATCATAAAATACCAATGTTATCTTTAAATAGTATTATTAAATCATATCAATTGTTCTCATTTGAGAGACGAATAAAAATTAAACTTAATGATAATCATATTATTTCGTATTGTTGTGAGTTGAAGATAGACGGAGTGGCAGTTAGTTTGTTATATAAAAATGGGGAATTGGTTTATGCAGCAACTCGAGGTGATGGAAGAATTGGAGAAGATATTACTAAAAATGTATGTACTATTTATTCGGTGCCTATGTATTTAAAAAGGGATATCAATAATTATGATAAATTACCATATTTGTTAGAGATTAGAGGAGAAATATTTATATCTAAATTATGTTTTTTACAATTGAATAAGATAACAGTATGGGAAGGTAACAGACCTTTTTCTAATTCTAGAAATGCTGCTTCTGGTTCACTACGTCAGTTAGATCCTTCTATTACTGCTAAACGGCCATTAAGTTTTTATTGTTATGGTGTTAGTGATTATTTTGGAGAAAAATCATTACCAGATAGTCATTGGGAACGATTGCAGTTATGTAAAAATTGGGGTTTACCAATCAGTAATCATATTTGTTTAGTTAGCGGAATGGATAAAGTATTAGAATATTATTCTTATATAGAAAAAATACGAGCTAGTTTAGAGTTTAACATTGATGGGATAGTTGTTAAAATAAATAGTTGTAAATATCAAAATAAGTTAGGTTGTGGATCTAAAGCTCCTAATTGGGCTTTTTCTTATAAATTTCCAGCGGAGATAAGATCTACTAAAGTAGACAATGTAATTTTTCAGGTTGGACGAACAGGTATTATTACTCCAGTAGCTTGTTTGGAGCCTATTATGATTTCTGATGTCACAATCAGGAAAGTTAGTATTCATAATATCAATGAAGTCAAGAGACTTGGATTGATGATTGGTGATACGGTTCGTATACAAAGATCTGGTGATGTTATTCCTAAAATTTTAGAAGTAGTTTTATCGAAACGTACTGATCGTGTGAAAGCTATAGAATTTCCAAATGTCTGCCCGATATGCGGATCTCTTATTGCTACATGGCGTCGCCAATCAATATTGCGTTGTACAGCTGGATTAGCATGTCTTGCTCAAAGAAAGGCAGCTCTTGAACATTTTGCTTCCAGGAAAGCAATGAATATTTGTGGTATGGGAAATAGAATTATTGATCGATTAGTTAATAAAAATTTAGTATCTACTCCGGTTGATTTTTTTAATCTAAATAAAAATAAGTTACTTTGTTTGGAAGGATTTGGAACGGAATATGTTGAACGCTTATTATGGGCTATTGATAATTCTAAAAAAATTACTTTGGCTCGTTTTATATATGCATTAGGTATTCGGGGTGTAGGTGAAACGGTAGCTAATAACTTAGCTGTTGTATATAAAACTATTGAAAATTTAGTTACTGCTGATTTACGGTCATTGTCAAATTTGAAATATGTAGGACCGATTGTGGCTAATAATATATATCATTTTTTTAGAAATCCTGATAATCTAAAAAATGTACAGGATTTAATTGATCCTTCTGTTGGGATTCAATTAAGCGTTATTATTTAA
- the gltX gene encoding glutamate--tRNA ligase, translated as MNIKTRFAPSPTGSIHIGNIRTALYSWLFARKQGGKFLLRIEDSDLQRSMHDAVKFIVSGMNWLNLDWDEGPYFQTDRFARYNSVINYMIQHDMAYKCYCSSERLELLRLNQIKNGEKPKYDGYCRFKSTVINYNPCVNSYVVRFCNPQQGVVIFHDQIRGTITFNNKELDDLIIRRADGSPTYNFCVVVDDMDMQITHIIRGEEHINNTPRQINILKALKAPIPTYAHVSMILDHERKKLSKRRETLGIMKYRDDGFLPEAILNYLVKLGWSYGNQEIFSIEQMKKYFDFSGVSKSPSIFNFEKLLWLNHYYINHLPIDYVASHLLWHMRQQGINMQNGPQLTDIIKLFAKRSRTLKEIANNCHYFYIDFNIFENNVAKDYLKPITIMPLKYLKRKFSNIVHWTPETIKSVIVETVNELNISIDKIGMPLRVALTGTDRSPALSCTIHAIGRPRVLDRIDQAVRYSATNCIHRHISR; from the coding sequence ATGAATATTAAAACTCGATTCGCTCCTAGTCCTACAGGTTCAATACATATTGGAAATATTCGTACTGCTTTATATTCTTGGTTGTTTGCTCGTAAGCAAGGTGGAAAATTTTTATTGCGTATAGAAGATTCTGATTTGCAACGTTCTATGCACGATGCTGTTAAGTTTATTGTTTCAGGTATGAACTGGCTTAATTTAGATTGGGATGAAGGTCCTTATTTTCAAACTGATAGGTTTGCTCGTTATAATAGTGTAATAAATTATATGATTCAACATGATATGGCCTATAAATGCTATTGTTCGTCAGAAAGATTAGAATTATTGCGGTTAAATCAAATAAAAAATGGAGAAAAACCCAAATATGATGGTTATTGTCGTTTTAAATCTACAGTTATAAATTATAATCCTTGTGTTAATTCTTATGTGGTACGTTTTTGTAATCCTCAGCAAGGTGTAGTGATTTTTCATGACCAGATTAGGGGCACAATTACGTTCAATAATAAAGAGTTAGATGATTTAATTATTCGTCGCGCTGATGGTTCTCCAACGTATAATTTTTGTGTTGTAGTAGATGATATGGATATGCAAATTACTCATATTATACGAGGAGAAGAACACATTAATAATACTCCGCGTCAGATAAATATTTTGAAAGCATTAAAAGCTCCAATACCAACGTATGCTCATGTATCAATGATTTTAGATCATGAACGTAAAAAATTATCAAAACGTCGTGAAACATTAGGAATTATGAAATATCGTGATGATGGATTTCTTCCTGAAGCTATACTTAATTATTTAGTAAAATTAGGATGGTCTTATGGTAACCAAGAAATTTTTAGTATTGAACAGATGAAAAAATATTTTGATTTTAGTGGAGTTAGTAAATCTCCTAGTATTTTTAATTTTGAAAAATTGCTTTGGTTAAATCATTATTATATTAATCATTTGCCAATAGATTATGTAGCTTCACATTTGTTATGGCATATGCGTCAACAAGGAATCAATATGCAAAATGGTCCACAATTAACTGACATAATAAAATTATTTGCGAAGCGCTCGCGAACATTAAAAGAAATTGCAAATAATTGTCATTATTTTTATATAGATTTTAATATATTTGAAAATAATGTTGCTAAAGATTATTTGAAACCTATTACAATAATGCCATTAAAGTATTTAAAAAGAAAATTCAGTAACATAGTCCATTGGACACCTGAAACTATTAAATCTGTTATTGTTGAAACTGTTAATGAATTAAATATCAGTATAGATAAAATAGGGATGCCTCTTCGTGTAGCATTAACTGGAACGGATCGATCTCCAGCTCTTAGCTGTACTATACATGCTATTGGAAGACCGCGTGTATTAGATCGTATTGATCAAGCTGTACGTTATAGTGCAACGAACTGTATTCATCGACATATAAGTAGATGA
- a CDS encoding nucleoside transporter C-terminal domain-containing protein: MYYTNGVNIVSRILHFILGFTAIVILSLLVSSNPKNIRIRFIFQILIIEILLGYFILHSQLGSDSVRKLSTLFNALSIFALEGTNFVFGGMHTQGLATFFLNILCPIIFISAIIGILQYIGILTFTIRIIGTILSKINGMGKLESFNAVSSLILGQSENFIVYKDIIKNISEPRMYTMAATAMSTVSLSIIGTYMTMLTPKYVVAALILNIFSAFLILSLLNPYVVNKEKDLHISDLYTSNQNIFEIISEYILIGFKIAVTVAAMLIGFIALISAINAIFKVLLNVSLQEILSYIFFPFAWIIGIPTNEILQVSSIMAIKLVSNEFIAIINLQKISDVLSSQTVGIVSVFLVSFSNFSSIGIVIGAIKGLNKTQGNIISHYGFKLIYSSTLINMLSASITGLVI; this comes from the coding sequence TTGTATTACACTAATGGAGTAAATATTGTGTCTCGTATCTTACATTTTATTCTAGGATTCACTGCAATAGTAATTCTATCACTGCTTGTCAGCAGTAATCCAAAAAATATTCGTATACGTTTTATTTTTCAGATACTAATCATAGAAATTTTATTGGGATACTTTATTTTACATTCCCAATTAGGATCAGATTCTGTACGAAAATTATCTACTTTATTCAACGCACTATCAATTTTTGCATTAGAAGGAACTAATTTTGTTTTTGGAGGAATGCATACACAAGGATTAGCTACTTTTTTTTTAAACATACTTTGCCCAATTATTTTTATTTCCGCTATAATTGGTATTCTACAGTATATTGGGATATTAACATTCACTATTCGAATAATTGGAACTATTTTATCTAAAATTAACGGAATGGGAAAATTAGAATCTTTCAATGCTGTCAGTTCACTGATCTTAGGACAATCTGAAAATTTTATAGTTTATAAAGATATCATTAAAAATATATCTGAGCCTCGAATGTATACTATGGCAGCAACTGCTATGTCTACAGTATCCCTTTCTATAATAGGGACATATATGACCATGTTAACTCCAAAATATGTCGTAGCCGCATTAATATTGAACATATTTAGTGCTTTTCTTATATTGTCACTACTTAATCCTTATGTAGTAAACAAAGAAAAAGATCTACATATATCCGATTTATATACTAGTAATCAAAATATCTTTGAGATTATAAGCGAATATATTTTAATTGGATTTAAAATAGCTGTTACTGTTGCTGCAATGTTAATAGGATTTATAGCACTCATCTCTGCTATTAATGCAATATTTAAAGTATTACTTAACGTATCTTTACAAGAAATTTTAAGTTATATTTTCTTTCCATTCGCGTGGATTATAGGTATACCTACCAATGAAATATTACAAGTCAGTAGTATTATGGCAATTAAATTAGTTTCTAATGAATTTATTGCCATAATAAATTTACAGAAAATTTCTGACGTTTTGTCATCTCAAACTGTAGGAATAGTATCAGTTTTTTTAGTTTCATTTTCTAATTTCTCATCCATTGGTATTGTTATAGGAGCTATCAAGGGGTTGAATAAAACGCAAGGAAACATAATATCGCATTATGGATTTAAACTAATATATAGCTCTACACTGATTAACATGTTATCAGCCTCAATAACCGGTTTAGTAATATAA
- a CDS encoding Nramp family divalent metal transporter, protein MLNKQDTVVEHRSSRKIKFSLLGPAFIAAIGYIDPGNFATNIQAGATFGYQLLWVVVWANIMAMLIQLLSAKLGIATGKNLAEHIRDQFPRSVVWIYWIQAEIIAMATDLAEFIGAAIGFQILFGISLLQGAFLTGLATFLILTLQRYGKKPLEFVVGGLLFFVAIAYVIELFYSKPKFLVLGMSVLFPILPNREAVFLSAGVLGATIMPHVIYLHSSLTQDNNITASRADRYASTKLDVAIAMTVAGFVNLSMMATAAAVFHYSGHTGISNLNEAYLTLSPLLNHTAATVFGLSLTAAGLSSTVVGTLAGQVVMQGFVHFHIPLLLRRVITMLPSFIVISFGIDPTRILIMSQVLLSFGIALALIPLLAFTGNVKLMNELVNSLLIKMVGWLITIIVIMLNIYLLIGIII, encoded by the coding sequence ATGCTAAATAAGCAAGATACAGTAGTTGAGCATCGTTCTAGTAGAAAAATTAAATTTTCGTTACTTGGTCCTGCTTTTATAGCTGCTATTGGATATATAGATCCTGGAAATTTTGCAACTAATATACAAGCTGGAGCTACGTTTGGTTATCAATTATTGTGGGTTGTAGTCTGGGCAAATATTATGGCAATGTTAATTCAATTGCTTTCTGCAAAACTTGGAATTGCGACTGGAAAAAATTTAGCAGAACATATTCGAGATCAATTTCCAAGATCAGTTGTATGGATATATTGGATTCAAGCCGAAATTATTGCTATGGCTACAGATTTAGCAGAATTTATTGGAGCTGCTATTGGATTTCAAATATTATTCGGTATATCTTTGTTACAAGGTGCATTTTTGACAGGGTTGGCGACTTTTTTGATTTTAACCCTACAAAGATATGGTAAAAAGCCATTAGAATTTGTTGTGGGAGGTTTATTATTTTTTGTTGCGATTGCTTATGTTATTGAGTTATTCTATTCAAAACCTAAATTTCTTGTATTAGGTATGAGTGTATTATTTCCAATACTTCCAAATAGAGAAGCAGTATTTTTGTCAGCAGGAGTTTTGGGCGCTACAATTATGCCGCATGTTATTTATTTGCATTCTTCCCTTACTCAAGATAACAATATAACAGCAAGTAGAGCTGATCGATATGCTTCTACAAAATTAGATGTTGCTATCGCAATGACTGTTGCTGGATTTGTAAATTTGTCTATGATGGCTACTGCAGCAGCAGTATTTCATTACAGTGGCCATACTGGTATTTCTAATTTAAATGAGGCTTACTTAACGTTATCTCCTTTATTAAATCATACTGCTGCTACGGTTTTTGGCTTAAGTTTGACAGCCGCGGGATTATCATCAACAGTAGTAGGTACTTTAGCGGGACAAGTAGTGATGCAAGGTTTTGTTCATTTCCATATTCCATTATTATTACGTCGTGTTATTACTATGTTACCTTCATTTATAGTAATTTCTTTTGGAATTGATCCCACACGTATTTTAATCATGAGTCAAGTATTACTTAGTTTTGGAATTGCGCTTGCATTGATACCATTATTAGCATTTACTGGAAATGTTAAATTAATGAATGAATTAGTAAATTCTTTATTGATTAAGATGGTTGGTTGGTTAATAACAATAATAGTGATAATGTTAAATATATATTTGTTAATTGGTATTATTATTTAG
- the aroC gene encoding chorismate synthase codes for MAGNSIGQFFKVTTFGESHGSAIGGIIDGVPPGLPLTTQDLQNDLNRRRPGSSSYTSQRSELDIVEILSGVFHGKTTGTSIGLFIKNTDQRSQDYEEIKNLYRPGHADYTYEKKYGFRDYRGGGRSSARETAVRVAAGAVAKKYLFNVKKIKIRGFLAQIGNIHCNFKDWKQVNNNPFFCSDIEQLSTLDALINDLRKSGDSIGAKITIIAENIPIGLGEPVFDKLDADLAHALMSINAVKGIEIGDGFSVVTKHGSEHRDEMTSNGFQSNNAGGILGGISNGEPIIIHIAVKPTSSITVPGNTITSKNEETQVITTGRHDPCIGLRVVPIAEAMIAIVLMDHLLRQRAQCGKS; via the coding sequence ATGGCTGGTAATAGTATTGGACAATTTTTTAAAGTTACAACATTTGGAGAATCTCACGGATCTGCAATAGGTGGTATTATTGATGGAGTACCTCCAGGTCTTCCTTTAACGACACAAGATCTACAAAATGATTTAAATCGTAGACGTCCAGGATCTTCTAGTTACACTAGTCAACGATCAGAATTAGATATAGTAGAAATTTTATCTGGAGTTTTTCATGGAAAAACAACGGGTACCAGTATAGGATTATTTATAAAAAATACTGATCAACGATCTCAAGATTATGAAGAAATAAAAAATTTATATCGGCCTGGTCATGCTGATTATACTTATGAAAAAAAATATGGCTTTAGGGATTACCGAGGCGGAGGACGTTCTTCAGCGCGTGAAACAGCAGTACGAGTAGCAGCAGGAGCTGTTGCCAAAAAATACCTATTTAACGTAAAAAAAATAAAAATTCGTGGATTTTTAGCACAAATAGGTAATATTCATTGTAACTTTAAAGATTGGAAGCAAGTAAATAACAACCCATTTTTTTGCTCTGATATTGAGCAATTAAGCACACTAGATGCATTAATAAATGATTTAAGAAAATCTGGAGATTCTATTGGCGCAAAAATAACAATAATAGCGGAAAATATACCAATTGGGTTAGGCGAACCTGTATTCGATAAACTTGATGCTGATTTGGCCCATGCACTAATGAGTATTAATGCAGTAAAAGGTATAGAAATTGGAGATGGATTTTCAGTTGTTACAAAACACGGTAGTGAACATCGAGACGAAATGACATCAAATGGATTTCAAAGTAATAATGCTGGAGGAATTTTAGGAGGAATTAGCAATGGAGAACCAATAATTATACATATAGCCGTCAAACCCACTTCAAGCATAACAGTACCAGGAAACACCATTACATCTAAAAATGAAGAAACACAAGTCATTACTACAGGACGCCACGATCCATGTATTGGATTAAGAGTAGTGCCCATAGCAGAAGCCATGATAGCTATCGTTTTAATGGATCATTTACTCAGACAACGTGCACAATGTGGAAAATCATAA
- the prmB gene encoding 50S ribosomal protein L3 N(5)-glutamine methyltransferase, whose protein sequence is MNNTTKKILTEMHTILDMLRWSSSQFNANPIFYGHGTNNFWDETLHLILPSLNLPINIPTEIYQARLTKKERADIIKLVYRRIDKRIPVPYLTFKSWFCGLEFYVDKRVFIPRSPIGELITSHFNNLLPQYPYRILDMGTGSGCIAIAIAIVYPKSEVDAVDISIDALKVAEHNIKLYNLEHRVIPIYSDLFKNLPKSKYDLIITNPPYVNNAYIYKLPREFHYEPMISLSAGNNGLKIIQKILMNVVHHLNTDGIFICEVGRAKMALIKCFPNIPFHWLQLYHGGEGVFMLTYKQLLSFNNNCII, encoded by the coding sequence ATGAATAACACAACGAAAAAAATATTAACAGAGATGCACACTATACTAGATATGTTACGCTGGAGCAGCAGTCAATTTAATGCTAATCCAATTTTTTATGGTCACGGTACTAATAATTTTTGGGATGAAACATTACATCTAATATTGCCTAGTTTAAACTTGCCTATAAATATTCCAACAGAAATATACCAAGCTCGTCTAACTAAAAAAGAACGCGCAGATATAATCAAACTAGTTTACCGTCGTATTGACAAACGCATACCAGTTCCTTACTTGACTTTTAAATCATGGTTTTGCGGCCTAGAATTCTACGTAGATAAGCGAGTATTTATCCCTCGTTCTCCAATTGGAGAACTGATCACATCACATTTTAATAATTTATTACCCCAGTACCCATATCGCATTCTCGATATGGGTACTGGGAGTGGATGTATCGCTATCGCAATCGCTATAGTCTATCCAAAATCTGAAGTAGATGCGGTAGATATTTCTATAGATGCATTAAAGGTAGCCGAACACAATATTAAATTGTATAATTTAGAACATCGTGTTATTCCTATTTATTCAGATTTATTTAAAAATTTACCAAAATCAAAATATGATCTAATAATAACTAACCCTCCTTATGTAAACAATGCATATATATATAAATTACCAAGAGAATTTCATTATGAACCTATGATATCCTTGTCTGCAGGTAATAATGGATTAAAGATAATCCAAAAAATTTTAATGAACGTTGTACATCATTTAAATACGGATGGAATTTTTATATGCGAGGTAGGTAGAGCTAAAATGGCATTAATAAAATGCTTTCCAAATATACCTTTTCATTGGTTACAACTTTATCACGGAGGAGAAGGTGTATTTATGTTAACTTATAAACAATTATTATCTTTTAATAACAACTGCATAATTTAA